A genomic window from Deltaproteobacteria bacterium includes:
- a CDS encoding PilT/PilU family type 4a pilus ATPase yields MARIDSFLRLVAEQGASDLHFHAGNVPIIRYEGALMPLPFRVLSEVETSRFLLELLAEDQRAEFEKTQEADLVYAIEGVARFRVNIFVQSQGLGAVFRVIPNKVPTLQDLRLPPAVKKLTLLANGLVLVTGPTGSGKSTTLAAMVDEINKSSQRHVISIEDPIEFLHQPIKGAITQRQVGKHAESFSSALRSALRESPDVLVVGEMRDLETIHLAIAAAETGVLVIGTLHSNSAAKAIDRIIDVIPEESRDQVRSTLSVLLRGVISQHLAKHASGEGRVAVMEVLLQSYAVANLIRENKIFQIDGYLDSASNDGSGMQSLDASLFRLLKQGDITVEEAIKLANLPESLKRLAAEMQEE; encoded by the coding sequence ATGGCCCGGATCGACTCCTTCCTGCGACTGGTGGCGGAGCAGGGCGCGAGCGACCTGCATTTCCATGCCGGCAACGTGCCAATCATCCGGTACGAGGGCGCGCTGATGCCGCTTCCATTCCGCGTGCTCTCGGAGGTGGAGACCAGCCGGTTCCTGCTCGAGCTTCTTGCCGAAGACCAGCGCGCCGAGTTCGAGAAGACGCAGGAAGCGGACCTCGTCTACGCGATCGAGGGCGTAGCGCGGTTCCGGGTGAACATCTTCGTGCAGTCGCAGGGGCTGGGCGCCGTGTTCCGCGTGATCCCCAACAAGGTCCCCACGCTGCAGGACCTGCGGCTGCCCCCGGCGGTCAAGAAGCTCACCCTGCTGGCCAACGGGTTGGTGCTGGTCACCGGCCCCACCGGATCGGGGAAGAGCACCACGCTGGCGGCGATGGTGGACGAGATCAACAAGTCGTCGCAGCGCCACGTGATCAGCATCGAGGATCCGATCGAGTTCCTCCACCAGCCCATCAAGGGCGCCATCACGCAGCGGCAAGTGGGAAAGCACGCCGAGTCGTTCTCCAGCGCCCTGCGGTCGGCGCTGCGCGAGAGTCCCGACGTGCTGGTGGTCGGCGAGATGCGCGATCTGGAGACCATCCACCTCGCCATCGCCGCGGCCGAGACGGGCGTGCTGGTGATCGGAACGCTGCATTCGAACAGCGCCGCGAAGGCGATCGACCGCATCATCGACGTGATCCCGGAGGAGAGCCGCGACCAGGTGCGCAGCACGCTCTCCGTGCTCTTGCGCGGCGTGATCTCGCAGCACCTCGCCAAGCACGCCAGCGGAGAGGGGCGCGTGGCGGTGATGGAGGTGCTGCTGCAGAGCTACGCGGTCGCCAACCTGATCCGCGAAAACAAGATCTTCCAGATCGACGGCTATCTCGACAGCGCCTCCAACGACGGCAGCGGGATGCAGAGCCTCGACGCCAGCCTGTTCAGGCTGCTCAAGCAGGGCGACATCACCGTCGAGGAGGCGATCAAGCTCGCGAATCTACCCGAGTCGCTCAAGCGCCTGGCGGCGGAAATGCAGGAGGAGTGA